ACCCAGAGGGTGGACAAGCAGGTTCCTTCAGCACCAACCTCGGGTGTGGCACCAGGAACCTGACCCGGGCTCCATCAGCCCCACCCGGGGACAAAGATTTTGGTTGAGGTGGAGTTGGAACAGGGGAGGGGCAGCTTCTTGAACCGGTGGCAGTACCAGGAAGTCAGAGGGTGTGGTGGCCCCTTAGGGGCCGAGAGCCCAGGCAGGGACATCTGGTGTCTGGTCAGGGAGTGTTCATGACTTCGAAGAACCTGTGTGGGGTCTCTCGTGTCCCAAGGATTGGGTGCagatggggtgggggagcccTTCCTCTGGATCCATCTCATTCACAGATGCCCCTGGACGGGGCAAGGAGTGGTGCCAAGTTCAGCCACAAGGACACTCAGTCACCCACTTCCCCTTCCCTGGGCCTTGTCTCAGCATGGGAGAGGGAGCACCAGCCCATTTCCCGCCATTCGCCAAAGGAAGGTGGGTTTGAGGGACCAAGGCTCTGGAGCTGTGCCCCCCTCAGTTGGCTGTGGTGGGGGGACTTCCTGATCTATCCTGAGTAGGACTGAGGACTTTTCAGGGTTTGCTACTGCAAACCAAAGCTGCAGGCCGCACGGACCCCACAGGGGATGTGGAGGTAGACAGGCCCCAGGGAGGGGACGACAGGGGGCACCAATGCCATTGAGGGCTCtcctggggaggagagagagccaGCAGCCACTGTGTTCTGCTGGGCATAGCCATGCAGCACCCCAGTGCCTTGCAGGGCCATGATGTCCTCTCCATTCCCCCAAGTTGGACTTTCTCCCTGGGGGTCCCCGCAGGAGCTCACACCCCCATGGCACTCTTCTCGTTCTCCTTGGGGCTGGGGTCATGCTGAACCTTCTGCATTTCCCAGCCTCTGACCCAGGTGTAGGCGGAGGAGCCCCCCAGCACCATGAGGTTGCTGGTCCACCACAGGAAGCTCTTGGTCTCTTCGTAGTAGAGCACAGCCAACACGGTCTGCGCGCAGGCCTTGGCTGTGCCCGACACGTTGTGGGTCAAGGGACTGGTGAACTTGATCTGCAGGCCCGTCACGTAGCCGATGGCGAAGCCGAACAGGCCGCCCAGGGTCATCATGCCCCAGAAGTGGGCGCTGCCCAGCTGGGCAAAGTCACGGAGGGCCTGTAGCTCCccgaggagcagcagcaggggcaggaagaGCACACAGGCATTGAGGTTGTTGTAGAAAGTCAGGCGCCAgatgctgccatccacagccGGCAGCACCTTCTTGGTGTAGATGGCGTTAAGGGAGACGCAGAGGCTGGCCAGCACCCCGAAGACGGTGCCCGCCAGAGATAGCGTGCCCTCGGCCCCCTCCTGGTCCACGCCCAGCCAGAAGCCACCTgtagtggggagaggaggagagtgagggtgaggacgggCACAGCATGTCACTGAAGTTCGCTGACTGTGTACCGTGTGGGCCTCGCCAATGCTGCTCATCACCCTGGGGCCTCCCGTGGTAAacatggcccagagcactggagcCCCCCATCACCAAAGGGGAAAAATAGGAACCCTGTTCTTCCTCTAATGACAGTGTGCTGGCTGCATGAAGCCATGAACTTGCACGGGGCACCCTGGGCCCCAGGGCTCCCGGCAGAATTGGACTCTGGACCTGAATTCTCAGGCATGTTaggtgagggggtggggaagaggttttttttttttttccacaaggaggaaggaaggagacagggaACAGCTAGGGGGCAAggtcccagggcagcagggagcacTGGCCTCCCTGACCCCTGACCTCTGGCTCCCTTGGTCTCACACTGTCTTACCACCAGCACCATGAATTCCTGCTGGAACTTGGGCTGGGCCGCTTCACACCCATAAACAATGGAGATGCCTGAGGCACTAAGCTAGGGGTGGGGGACCAGGTTTCAGGCAAGTTCTGTGGGGAGGGGTCTCTGGAAGCTCCACCCACTCCAacctcccctccacctcccttctGGCCCTAGATAACCAGCAGTTCCAGACACAGCCGTGGCGCAACAAGGGGACACATTTTCTAGGACAGGTGGCAGGGGATGGGTCCCATCCTCCCCTACCTAGTACTTCGAGGCCCCAGAAAGGGAATGTAGGCCAAATCAGGGGAATGTCATAGCACCAGGAAAAAGAAAGTGGGAACAGCTACCATCCAGGAACTCAGTGCCACAGGACGGGGTCCAGGGGAGGACTCGGAGTCGGAGGACAGGAGGATGGGGTCTCTCGGACTCTGCCGCCCAGTGAAGCACCTTGCAATGATAGGAATGATTAATCGGGTCTGCTGTCTCATAAAATAGCTGCGGATACTGATCAGGTTACAAACCTGCAATGGGTTCATTTGGAGTGGATGGCTGCAGCTCTACCCTCCCACAGGCCACAGGGGCAGAGGAGTGAGAAGTACAGGCCCCGGCGGGCTCCCAGCCTAGGCTACTTTCTTAGCTTGTGCCaaccccctccctcctcactttCCTCACCTAAGAGGAGACAGGGCCATGTCCCCGCCCAGTGTGGGGAAAAGGAGATGGTGCAGGAGCGgtgatgggtgcagggtctctctaccagtccttgttttctgaaggtCAAGTCTGGGCAGGCAGCTGAGGCCTCTCAAACAAGACCTTTGGGCAGTGGCAAGATCAGGGCACCAGCGACAGTTCTCAGGCTCCCCAGCGGCCAAGGGCGCGATTCACGCAGCCACTCGGCATGTGTTCTGATTCCTGCTCTTCCACATAGATGCTGTGGAATCTGGGCTAAGTTTGTTTATTTCTCCATGCCTTGGCTTTTCCTTGTATAAAATCCCCCACCCTGTCAGGAGCGTGCCTGGCACATTTTTTGAAACAAAGCTAATTACGCATTTTCACTTATTtacaagtcagagaaagagaggcggAAGAAGAGTTTAAGAAcaggagggagaaagaagcagagggagagggtgggaaggagaattcctcacccactagttcacttcccaagtgctcacaatagccagggctgggccaggccaaagccgggcaATCTTCCCCCGTGGGTGACTCAAGGCCTTCGGCCATCATCGCCTCCTGCCTCGCAGGTGCATCAGCGGGAAGTCAGAGAGGAAACCCAAgccatggcttaacctgctgctcaGCCGTGCGGAGCACGTGGACCCCTACCTTGCTGGTTGACCTTAAGCAGGTTGCTGCTGGTCTCTCTGGGCCTCGCAGGGATGCAGCCTGCCCAGAGAAACCCAGCAGGGTTATTGCGTGGGGCTGCAGCCCTCCAGcttctccccctgccccagccccggccACTCACCAATGATGACGCCGCAGGTGAGCAAGGCATAGAAGGAGGTGGTGTGCTTCAGCAGCAGGTAGGAGAGCAGCACGTTGAAGACGGTGGTGAGCGAGCGGCCCACGTTGTAGAAAGCCACGCCCACGTACTTGAGGCAGAGGTTATTAAAGGTGATCATGCCGATGAAGACCAACGACAGGGGCAGCACGCTGCGGGCCACGGCAAGGTCCAGGTGAAGGGTGGGGAAGTCCAGGGTCCCggggcagcaggtggccagcGCGCTGAGGCCCTTGCACAGCAGCGTGGTCACCAGGCACTGGTAGAAGGTGACGAAGATGGGGGC
The sequence above is a segment of the Ochotona princeps isolate mOchPri1 chromosome 4, mOchPri1.hap1, whole genome shotgun sequence genome. Coding sequences within it:
- the SLC35C1 gene encoding GDP-fucose transporter 1 isoform X1 codes for the protein MLVDKETWQRRAPLKRSRILHMALTGASDPSGDAEAGGGQKPFLLRAVQIALVVTLYWVTSISMVFLNKYLLDSPSLRLDAPIFVTFYQCLVTTLLCKGLSALATCCPGTLDFPTLHLDLAVARSVLPLSLVFIGMITFNNLCLKYVGVAFYNVGRSLTTVFNVLLSYLLLKHTTSFYALLTCGVIIGGFWLGVDQEGAEGTLSLAGTVFGVLASLCVSLNAIYTKKVLPAVDGSIWRLTFYNNLNACVLFLPLLLLLGELQALRDFAQLGSAHFWGMMTLGGLFGFAIGYVTGLQIKFTSPLTHNVSGTAKACAQTVLAVLYYEETKSFLWWTSNLMVLGGSSAYTWVRGWEMQKVQHDPSPKENEKSAMGV
- the SLC35C1 gene encoding GDP-fucose transporter 1 isoform X2, which translates into the protein MWAPLKRSRILHMALTGASDPSGDAEAGGGQKPFLLRAVQIALVVTLYWVTSISMVFLNKYLLDSPSLRLDAPIFVTFYQCLVTTLLCKGLSALATCCPGTLDFPTLHLDLAVARSVLPLSLVFIGMITFNNLCLKYVGVAFYNVGRSLTTVFNVLLSYLLLKHTTSFYALLTCGVIIGGFWLGVDQEGAEGTLSLAGTVFGVLASLCVSLNAIYTKKVLPAVDGSIWRLTFYNNLNACVLFLPLLLLLGELQALRDFAQLGSAHFWGMMTLGGLFGFAIGYVTGLQIKFTSPLTHNVSGTAKACAQTVLAVLYYEETKSFLWWTSNLMVLGGSSAYTWVRGWEMQKVQHDPSPKENEKSAMGV
- the SLC35C1 gene encoding GDP-fucose transporter 1 isoform X3, which codes for MALTGASDPSGDAEAGGGQKPFLLRAVQIALVVTLYWVTSISMVFLNKYLLDSPSLRLDAPIFVTFYQCLVTTLLCKGLSALATCCPGTLDFPTLHLDLAVARSVLPLSLVFIGMITFNNLCLKYVGVAFYNVGRSLTTVFNVLLSYLLLKHTTSFYALLTCGVIIGGFWLGVDQEGAEGTLSLAGTVFGVLASLCVSLNAIYTKKVLPAVDGSIWRLTFYNNLNACVLFLPLLLLLGELQALRDFAQLGSAHFWGMMTLGGLFGFAIGYVTGLQIKFTSPLTHNVSGTAKACAQTVLAVLYYEETKSFLWWTSNLMVLGGSSAYTWVRGWEMQKVQHDPSPKENEKSAMGV